A portion of the Thermoplasmata archaeon genome contains these proteins:
- a CDS encoding PKD domain-containing protein: MMMRGACLILAAVLVAGSVPLQVAGGGGWGGAGGSGSARAAGAGGEAGSSPRAAPNADAGPDQSALVNQTVYFDGSNSSDPDGDPLSYSWDFDRSNGIQQDATGVRVSHAYSQPGTYWVTLTVSDGQLLDTDECQVTVTTAGTNAPPTAVISSPENGDIFVVGERVRFDGSNSSDPDTPSALLRFTWGFGDGTSDRGKVVYHTYTEPGLRIANLTVNDTSSENRDYVWINILPAPSPGEINTPPKADAGPNQSVVVNETVYFTSLSSDPQSDNLNYYWDWDRSDGVDFLNPDGEGKVCTTSYERAGNYTVTHWVIESDTMAHFFAVDTCWVNVTEVPLLPPLAEAGPDQTVEVSKEVTLSGSGLARNPGGSIRLYEWDFESDGVWDWNSTTTGRARHTYRVVGSYVARLRVTDDHSLTAEDTTNVTVTPKPNIPPVASAGGDVSAFVGQTVVFHGTGSDEDGQVVLYQWDFESDGVWDFESPSSGTASHAYPAPGTFEALFRVTDDRGDSADDVSVVTVVLNQPPIADAGGDQTVNCGEPAQFDGSGSRDPEGQKLSFSWDFDDRDGIQADASGPMVEHVYTRGGDYTVTLTVTDEMGKSARDTAIVTVVQTAGVSLAIDSRGKSLSPGESSEFRLTILNTGNGEDTFGLSVSGDNYRWVSLQKIEVSLGAGASAVVGVTVTVPMDAAAGAQAKLRIKAASALDSSVEAEAQLTVTVKQVFGTSLSSERSQLSIEAGRSATLRITITNTGNGDDKVVLSATGAAGKWASFSPRETLLTKGGIKTASLRIQVPNDAAAQDYLLMIQATSQDGSITSTLTLNLTVKKASGPTPAFTTPLLVVAFAAAAISVALRLGSRRHLE, from the coding sequence ATGATGATGAGGGGCGCGTGCCTGATTCTCGCCGCCGTACTGGTCGCAGGCTCCGTCCCGCTTCAGGTGGCCGGAGGAGGGGGATGGGGCGGGGCTGGCGGCTCCGGGAGCGCGAGGGCCGCGGGGGCCGGAGGTGAGGCCGGCTCCTCCCCGAGAGCCGCCCCGAACGCCGACGCCGGCCCTGACCAGAGCGCTCTGGTCAATCAGACAGTCTACTTTGACGGCTCGAACTCCTCCGACCCAGATGGGGACCCCCTGAGCTACTCTTGGGACTTCGATAGGAGCAACGGCATCCAGCAGGACGCCACTGGCGTTAGAGTCAGCCACGCTTACAGCCAGCCCGGGACCTACTGGGTCACGCTGACTGTCAGCGACGGCCAGCTGTTGGACACGGACGAGTGCCAGGTCACAGTCACAACGGCGGGGACTAACGCCCCTCCCACGGCGGTCATAAGTAGCCCTGAGAACGGGGACATATTCGTTGTCGGGGAAAGAGTTAGATTCGATGGGTCCAACTCAAGCGACCCGGACACCCCGTCCGCCCTACTCAGGTTCACCTGGGGCTTCGGCGATGGCACGTCGGATAGGGGAAAGGTTGTCTATCACACCTACACAGAGCCGGGCCTGCGCATCGCCAACCTGACCGTCAACGACACCAGCTCCGAAAACCGCGACTATGTCTGGATTAACATCCTCCCCGCGCCAAGCCCGGGCGAGATCAACACCCCTCCTAAAGCAGACGCTGGACCCAACCAGTCGGTCGTGGTCAACGAGACGGTCTATTTCACCTCGCTCTCCAGCGACCCCCAGAGCGACAACCTCAACTACTACTGGGACTGGGACCGCTCGGACGGTGTGGACTTCCTCAATCCTGACGGAGAGGGTAAGGTCTGCACCACATCCTACGAGCGGGCAGGCAATTACACCGTGACGCACTGGGTCATCGAGAGCGACACTATGGCTCACTTTTTCGCGGTGGACACCTGCTGGGTCAATGTGACCGAGGTTCCCCTCCTTCCCCCGCTCGCGGAAGCCGGCCCGGACCAGACTGTGGAGGTTAGCAAGGAGGTCACGCTCTCAGGCTCTGGGCTCGCTCGCAATCCGGGGGGCTCGATTAGGCTCTACGAGTGGGACTTCGAAAGCGACGGGGTGTGGGACTGGAACTCCACCACGACCGGCCGCGCCCGCCACACCTATAGGGTCGTGGGAAGTTATGTCGCGAGGCTCAGGGTCACCGACGACCACTCCCTGACCGCCGAGGACACGACCAACGTCACCGTCACGCCGAAGCCGAACATACCGCCAGTGGCGAGCGCGGGAGGGGACGTGAGCGCCTTCGTCGGCCAGACCGTGGTCTTTCACGGCACTGGCTCGGACGAGGACGGGCAGGTTGTGCTCTACCAGTGGGACTTCGAGAGCGACGGCGTCTGGGACTTCGAGAGCCCCTCATCCGGCACTGCGAGCCACGCCTACCCCGCCCCCGGTACATTCGAGGCCCTCTTCAGGGTGACGGACGACCGGGGTGACAGCGCGGATGACGTCTCTGTTGTCACGGTGGTGCTCAACCAACCGCCTATCGCCGACGCCGGCGGGGACCAGACCGTCAACTGCGGGGAGCCCGCCCAGTTCGACGGCAGCGGCTCTAGGGACCCCGAGGGGCAGAAGCTCAGCTTCTCCTGGGACTTTGACGACCGGGACGGAATTCAGGCCGACGCCTCTGGACCGATGGTCGAGCATGTCTACACAAGAGGTGGGGATTACACGGTCACCCTCACAGTCACGGACGAGATGGGCAAGAGCGCAAGGGACACCGCCATCGTTACGGTTGTTCAGACGGCCGGCGTCTCCCTCGCGATCGACTCGAGGGGCAAGAGCCTCTCCCCCGGCGAGAGCTCGGAGTTCAGGCTCACGATTCTGAACACGGGCAATGGCGAGGACACCTTCGGTCTGAGCGTATCCGGGGACAATTACAGATGGGTCAGCCTCCAGAAGATTGAGGTCTCGCTAGGGGCGGGCGCCTCTGCGGTGGTCGGTGTGACAGTCACCGTGCCCATGGATGCTGCCGCCGGCGCCCAGGCCAAGTTGAGGATTAAGGCCGCTTCCGCCCTCGACTCAAGCGTCGAGGCTGAGGCGCAGCTGACTGTAACCGTTAAGCAGGTCTTCGGCACGAGCCTATCTTCCGAGCGGAGCCAGCTCTCTATCGAGGCGGGCAGGAGCGCCACTCTGAGAATAACGATAACCAATACGGGCAACGGCGATGACAAGGTCGTCCTGAGCGCCACCGGCGCCGCTGGAAAGTGGGCGAGCTTCAGCCCCCGCGAGACCCTCCTTACAAAGGGCGGGATCAAGACAGCCTCGCTCAGAATTCAGGTTCCGAATGACGCCGCCGCCCAAGACTACTTATTGATGATACAGGCGACCTCGCAGGACGGCAGCATAACCTCGACCCTCACCCTCAACCTAACCGTTAAAAAGGCTTCGGGCCCCACTCCGGCGTTCACAACACCTCTCCTTGTGGTGGCGTTTGCTGCTGCCGCAATTTCGGTCGCGCTGCGGCTTGGTTCACGGCGCCACCTGGAGTAG
- a CDS encoding PKD domain-containing protein, which produces MPPLGGAPQGNGIDTSSEAERERFRKKLAQWKEMGFDVSELEVLLETDIERFRERRLELLKQQLHPPARPPVEKPPQAQPPPSPSPPEPGVRIEWPAPTQPPPQPIRLARPRASGIALGETHTALPHAEIRYPTPRRRRPGPMSPARGVPELTKLGERKGIIRLEEKDRGGEGGPGPVSSEERVAQERRYAREAERTERATPGSSPEALVVRKVRKVRKVRRVAPHSHQKVRRGAILAALAIVLILLFAALLNTFAHPAEVIKARIIHPPSASAGEVVVFDGSFSSSSTGKLVWYKWSFGDGTTEAGKKKTVSHFYSQPGSYVVELVVRNEGGRESQPARSRINVRPLSVVVPEKRVDDRAYYDVSGAASLSNNDTYLYTIQLPSGSVHVNAVSFEFSGTLDQWVWEVTTREDGFKVQHRALHVYSKETLRLDGNASTTTAGTYRLGGNLSYDENTFSDPASGGVFLVEARARTTISLLLISFPGSTLDSTDTLRAYLRVGDILDQFQLEKIYRGKSFSQETPSSLNGSLSTGGGVYYWSPIDARDVRGRPSLGLHITMDADSMRRFGLNEFFIDMWLCSNASLPTRIHTHLSGRSGETFYSSDHISEMRGFSAGTFDIDTTPQSFNPSPLPQEFFASFNDVPQMGSGASSLRFSPSEAVQEAKSRSQDFSQFLSSHPQAYAVCGTYTEGSLGPQSASWNLTFAWPGAAVGYFINVTRTLAGEYILKSDWISPPTALSTAEASIPRTLTMASAEALMRSDNETAWRFFKEGGIHFPSVSLSLRADHLHPSLSLVSMYAAAEKTGYAVLLESEGCVSAFSMETGQMLYFYTHSSGK; this is translated from the coding sequence ATGCCTCCTCTTGGAGGGGCTCCCCAGGGAAATGGCATCGACACCTCCTCTGAAGCCGAGAGGGAGAGGTTCAGAAAAAAGCTCGCCCAGTGGAAGGAGATGGGATTCGATGTCAGCGAGCTTGAGGTTCTTCTGGAGACGGACATCGAGAGATTCCGGGAGAGGCGGCTAGAGCTCCTGAAGCAGCAGCTTCACCCCCCGGCCCGTCCTCCCGTTGAGAAGCCGCCTCAGGCACAGCCGCCCCCCAGCCCGTCCCCGCCGGAGCCCGGCGTTCGTATAGAATGGCCTGCACCGACACAGCCTCCTCCTCAGCCCATAAGACTCGCAAGACCACGCGCATCGGGCATAGCGCTCGGGGAAACCCACACTGCGCTCCCGCACGCCGAGATTCGCTACCCCACCCCGCGCCGCAGGCGCCCCGGACCGATGTCGCCGGCACGTGGAGTCCCAGAACTGACGAAACTGGGAGAAAGGAAGGGAATTATTCGTCTCGAAGAAAAAGACAGGGGCGGGGAGGGTGGACCCGGCCCCGTATCGTCAGAGGAGCGAGTGGCGCAGGAGCGGCGTTACGCGAGAGAGGCGGAGAGGACCGAAAGGGCCACACCCGGAAGCTCCCCCGAAGCACTCGTTGTACGGAAGGTAAGAAAGGTAAGGAAAGTGCGGAGGGTCGCACCGCACTCCCACCAAAAGGTGAGGAGGGGCGCAATCTTAGCGGCGCTGGCGATTGTCCTTATTTTACTATTTGCCGCCCTGCTCAATACTTTTGCACACCCGGCGGAGGTCATAAAAGCCCGCATCATCCACCCTCCCAGCGCCTCGGCTGGGGAGGTGGTGGTTTTCGATGGAAGCTTCTCCTCGTCCAGCACCGGAAAGCTGGTGTGGTACAAATGGAGCTTCGGGGACGGCACCACGGAGGCCGGAAAGAAGAAAACGGTCAGCCATTTCTATTCTCAGCCCGGAAGCTATGTCGTGGAGCTTGTGGTCAGGAACGAGGGTGGTAGGGAATCGCAGCCTGCGCGATCGAGAATCAACGTGAGGCCGCTGAGCGTGGTGGTGCCGGAGAAAAGGGTGGACGACAGGGCCTACTACGACGTGTCCGGAGCGGCCTCACTTAGCAACAACGACACATATCTCTACACGATTCAGCTCCCATCCGGCTCCGTGCACGTCAACGCCGTCTCATTCGAATTCAGCGGCACGCTCGACCAGTGGGTTTGGGAGGTCACGACGAGAGAGGACGGTTTCAAGGTCCAGCACAGAGCCCTCCATGTATACAGCAAGGAGACTTTGAGGCTCGACGGCAACGCCTCCACCACCACCGCCGGCACCTACAGGCTGGGTGGCAATCTTAGCTATGACGAGAACACCTTCTCCGACCCCGCCTCCGGCGGTGTGTTCTTGGTCGAGGCCCGGGCCCGGACGACCATCTCCCTTCTACTTATCAGCTTCCCCGGCTCCACTCTTGACTCGACCGACACCCTGAGAGCCTACTTAAGGGTCGGGGACATTCTGGACCAGTTCCAGCTGGAGAAGATATACCGCGGGAAAAGCTTCTCGCAGGAAACCCCCTCCTCCCTAAACGGGAGCCTGTCCACGGGCGGCGGGGTTTACTACTGGAGCCCCATCGACGCGCGCGACGTTCGTGGCCGGCCTAGCCTCGGCCTCCATATCACCATGGACGCCGACTCAATGCGTCGTTTTGGGCTGAATGAGTTCTTTATAGATATGTGGCTCTGCAGCAACGCCTCTCTTCCGACCCGCATTCACACGCATCTCTCCGGAAGGAGCGGGGAGACATTCTACTCTTCCGACCATATTTCCGAGATGAGAGGCTTCTCAGCCGGCACCTTCGATATCGACACCACTCCGCAGAGCTTCAACCCCTCCCCCCTCCCCCAGGAATTCTTTGCCTCCTTCAACGACGTTCCCCAGATGGGCTCAGGTGCCTCCAGCCTCCGCTTCTCGCCCTCTGAGGCCGTTCAGGAGGCGAAGTCGAGGAGTCAGGACTTCAGCCAGTTCCTGTCCAGCCACCCCCAGGCCTACGCCGTGTGCGGCACCTACACTGAGGGGAGCCTTGGCCCCCAGTCCGCGAGCTGGAACCTCACTTTCGCCTGGCCGGGCGCGGCCGTTGGGTACTTCATCAACGTCACTCGCACCTTAGCCGGTGAATACATACTGAAATCTGACTGGATCTCGCCCCCAACTGCCCTGAGTACGGCCGAGGCCTCCATTCCGAGGACCCTCACGATGGCCTCTGCGGAGGCGCTGATGAGGAGTGACAATGAGACTGCCTGGAGGTTCTTTAAAGAAGGAGGAATCCATTTCCCATCCGTCTCCCTATCGCTCAGGGCGGACCACCTCCACCCCAGCCTGAGCCTGGTCTCGATGTACGCCGCCGCCGAGAAGACCGGCTACGCCGTCCTTCTGGAGTCGGAGGGCTGTGTCTCCGCTTTCTCAATGGAAACGGGCCAGATGCTCTACTTCTACACCCACTCCAGCGGTAAATGA
- a CDS encoding tandem-95 repeat protein produces MIRKGLALWAGLLMTLSAGAVLLPAPAGADQRTPDSDNDMASATPVSSGVPVTGEVNSTDDPQDYFKISATAGKVLSAKLSWSDQNTTMGLYLLDPEGDYIAYHSTSESPASANTLISVNGTYYILVNALLGTSEYVLNVTLDDPITMTPGNTYTGTLDSERPGLNKWYRIWLNGNVSGQSEVAWVNMTADRTNDFDLAVYDILNFNGSQIYNLSWYGDPTERVSWAASYTGWYYVQASAYDGAGDYTLQVSKMLVPSDGNNDCNNATRVKHNAAPSDRVDQGWDHYDWYRYRVLAGDTLQVRVDRNSGTDVFNVSIFDQNMHYLIGGVNIQGSGTTGSVTLNLPAAPAETYYFISVSMLFAVRNNQITDDTAMMNYKITFSSPNHNPVAQGTIPDVFINEDESTSVPVLSLFSDPDEDDLSFELAGASQLTTLYNTTSGAIDILPKPNWYGQESVDITVRDGFGGVVQQTMKVTVASVNDPPYIKKRIADVQMLQGGTDTSIDLSQIFSDVDIPYGDKLTYSVSDNGSVWVEISPAGKVTLIDPVTFYGHVRMTFTATDNASASVSATCNVTVQHVNQPPKVVNPPPAQVEINEDESLTLDMSRVFEDPENDPVTIIPSGQSRVAVIVEYITQKVTLKPGPNLSGFTEEIKFTGQDDKGIGEAFVTVRVTVIPVNDPPKITNYSPSGEVTMTEMESMEFSVTATDIESPNLLNFTWFIDGKNMGPSDNSFLYQTNYFSAGEHVIKVVVDDGELEVEREWRVTVKNKNREPVEVKILSPKNGESFMEGTEISFEGTAKDPDGDALTYSWMDKKIELSDELSFTTSSLAPGVHTIYLEVSDGEATVKSKSITIEILKNNPPKVISYSPQLGQEFEKGKAITFSVTVSDPENDPLSYTWTEGGRILSTLPSFTTKELSVGTHAITLTVSDGRSETTITLTVVVKEPETKPLIDSRTLMVLGGIVALVALVGIGAFFVMRRRRMPPAEASLEAEPAEAVPEGSMYQQSQELGGDGYPPYPQYDEHGYPLQYDQQEYPQVQYGQQGYEGQQGEQQYTQEQYPQQPDQPTTPAGPGQEIRGPPSPEQEGGSG; encoded by the coding sequence ATGATAAGAAAAGGCCTCGCGCTATGGGCTGGGCTTCTGATGACCCTTTCCGCAGGAGCGGTCCTCCTCCCGGCCCCCGCCGGTGCGGACCAAAGGACCCCCGACAGCGACAACGACATGGCTTCAGCCACTCCCGTCTCGAGCGGTGTTCCTGTAACGGGCGAGGTCAACTCCACGGACGACCCTCAAGACTATTTCAAGATATCGGCGACCGCCGGGAAGGTCCTCAGCGCGAAGCTGAGCTGGAGCGACCAGAATACCACGATGGGGCTATATCTGCTCGACCCAGAGGGCGACTATATAGCCTACCATTCCACCAGCGAATCGCCTGCATCCGCCAACACTCTGATAAGCGTCAACGGCACCTACTACATACTCGTCAACGCCCTGTTGGGGACGTCGGAGTACGTGCTCAACGTGACACTGGACGACCCCATCACGATGACACCTGGGAACACTTACACGGGCACGCTAGACTCTGAACGGCCCGGCCTGAACAAATGGTACAGAATCTGGCTGAACGGCAACGTCAGCGGCCAGAGCGAGGTTGCGTGGGTGAACATGACGGCGGACCGGACCAACGATTTCGACCTCGCCGTCTACGATATTCTAAATTTCAATGGCTCTCAGATTTATAATTTATCATGGTACGGAGATCCGACCGAGAGGGTGAGCTGGGCGGCTTCCTACACCGGCTGGTACTATGTCCAGGCATCGGCTTACGACGGGGCCGGGGACTACACATTACAAGTTAGCAAGATGCTTGTCCCATCAGATGGAAACAACGACTGCAACAACGCCACGAGGGTCAAGCACAACGCCGCGCCGAGCGACCGGGTGGACCAAGGCTGGGACCACTACGATTGGTACAGGTACAGAGTGCTGGCCGGCGACACCCTCCAAGTCCGGGTAGATAGGAATAGCGGAACGGATGTTTTCAATGTCTCCATATTCGACCAAAACATGCACTATCTTATCGGAGGGGTCAATATTCAGGGCAGCGGCACGACCGGCTCAGTCACCTTGAACCTCCCCGCAGCCCCGGCCGAGACCTATTATTTTATATCTGTCTCGATGCTCTTCGCGGTTCGGAACAACCAGATAACCGATGACACCGCGATGATGAACTACAAAATCACCTTCTCCTCACCCAACCACAACCCTGTCGCTCAGGGCACAATACCAGACGTCTTTATCAACGAGGACGAGTCAACATCCGTTCCCGTTTTATCACTCTTCTCCGACCCGGACGAGGATGACCTGTCCTTTGAGCTCGCCGGTGCGAGCCAGCTCACTACATTATATAATACAACATCCGGCGCCATAGACATTCTTCCTAAGCCCAACTGGTACGGGCAGGAGTCGGTCGACATCACAGTGAGGGACGGCTTTGGGGGTGTTGTTCAGCAGACGATGAAAGTCACGGTGGCTTCTGTTAACGACCCTCCATATATAAAGAAGCGCATCGCCGACGTGCAGATGCTGCAGGGAGGCACGGACACGTCCATTGACCTCAGCCAGATATTCTCTGATGTGGACATACCCTATGGGGACAAGCTGACCTACTCGGTCTCGGACAACGGCTCGGTCTGGGTTGAGATATCGCCAGCTGGCAAGGTAACGCTAATCGACCCGGTCACTTTCTACGGCCATGTCAGAATGACTTTCACCGCCACGGACAACGCCTCAGCCTCCGTGTCCGCAACCTGCAACGTCACCGTCCAGCACGTGAACCAACCTCCCAAAGTAGTGAATCCGCCCCCGGCCCAAGTCGAGATAAACGAGGACGAGAGCCTTACGCTTGACATGTCTCGGGTCTTCGAGGACCCGGAGAATGACCCAGTCACCATCATTCCCTCCGGACAGAGCCGGGTTGCGGTTATTGTTGAGTACATCACCCAGAAGGTCACTCTGAAGCCGGGCCCCAACCTCTCAGGCTTCACGGAGGAGATAAAATTCACTGGCCAGGACGACAAGGGGATAGGCGAAGCCTTCGTGACCGTTAGGGTCACGGTTATCCCGGTCAACGACCCGCCGAAGATAACCAACTATAGCCCCTCGGGCGAGGTGACGATGACGGAAATGGAGAGCATGGAGTTCAGCGTGACAGCCACGGATATAGAGTCGCCGAACCTCCTGAACTTCACTTGGTTCATTGACGGGAAGAACATGGGGCCTTCGGACAACAGCTTCCTATATCAGACGAACTACTTCTCCGCCGGTGAGCATGTTATCAAAGTAGTTGTGGACGACGGCGAGCTGGAAGTGGAGAGGGAGTGGAGGGTAACCGTGAAAAACAAAAACCGAGAGCCGGTCGAAGTCAAAATACTCTCTCCGAAAAACGGGGAGTCCTTCATGGAAGGCACAGAAATATCCTTCGAAGGGACGGCAAAGGACCCGGACGGCGACGCCCTTACTTATAGCTGGATGGACAAGAAGATAGAGCTGAGCGACGAGCTGAGCTTCACCACATCCTCGCTCGCCCCGGGCGTGCACACGATATACCTGGAGGTCTCCGACGGAGAGGCGACAGTCAAGTCCAAGAGCATCACCATAGAGATTCTAAAAAACAACCCGCCCAAGGTGATCTCCTACTCGCCCCAGCTCGGTCAGGAGTTCGAGAAGGGAAAGGCGATCACGTTCTCGGTCACTGTCTCCGACCCAGAGAACGACCCCCTGAGCTACACATGGACTGAGGGTGGCAGAATTCTCAGCACCCTGCCCTCCTTTACTACAAAGGAGCTCAGCGTCGGGACCCATGCCATAACCCTGACGGTCTCAGACGGTCGCTCCGAGACCACTATAACTTTGACGGTGGTTGTGAAGGAACCGGAGACAAAGCCCCTGATTGATTCCCGGACCCTGATGGTTCTGGGCGGAATAGTGGCGCTCGTGGCGCTCGTGGGCATCGGCGCCTTTTTCGTGATGAGGCGCAGGAGGATGCCTCCTGCCGAGGCCTCGCTCGAAGCGGAGCCTGCCGAGGCCGTCCCAGAGGGGAGCATGTATCAACAGTCCCAGGAGCTTGGCGGTGACGGCTACCCACCCTACCCCCAGTACGATGAGCACGGTTACCCACTTCAGTACGACCAACAGGAATACCCGCAGGTACAGTACGGCCAGCAGGGCTACGAGGGCCAACAGGGGGAGCAGCAGTACACCCAGGAGCAGTATCCGCAGCAACCAGACCAGCCAACCACCCCTGCGGGACCTGGGCAGGAAATAAGAGGGCCACCCTCCCCGGAACAGGAGGGAGGGTCTGGATAG